ATATCGGTTGGGTAATCGGAGGACTTTTCCTTATCCTGATAGGACTTGGAACTTATTTCGGAGTAAGCATGGCTAAGAAGAACCTGATCTACAAAGGAAGTAAGGAAGACACTGAAAATATTGCAATCAATACTACATCAGATACGCTTTATATAGATCTGAAGCAGGTCGTTATTCCTCAGAATTTCACAGCCTACGACGATGATATCTATTCTGATAAAAAAACAGTTTACAAGGAAGATTATATTTCTGTAGATGTGACGAGAAAGCCTGAGGTAAAAACACCTTACCTGATCATCAAAAAAGAAGGAAACGGCTATAACGTTCCGATTCAGGTGAATGTACCTGTAGAAATAGTAGGAAATAAGGTAATGCTTCCAAATTACATCAAGTATCCTTACGAGCACAGATTCAGACATTACAGAGTAGATTATGAACTGGTAGTACCTCAGAACGCAGTAGTCATTCCTTTGAAAAAAGACAATATGAGTTTTGATGGAGACCTGAACGGAGATGGCATCAATGATGACGACCAGGATCAGGATGAGAACGGAAAGATCAGAATTGAAAAGAATAAGATCTCTGTAAACGGTTCTACCATCGAATACAACTCTGACGATAAAGACAGCATTATCATCAACGGGAAAAAAGTTCCGAATTCCCAGGCAGATAAAGTAATGGATTCTATGAAGTCTACCATCAAAAAAATGAATAAGAACGTAGACATCAAAATTAAAGACGGAAAAGACGAAATTTCCATACAAACTAAATAATTAACTTCAGAGAGTGCAGGAGGTGTGAATGGAAGACAATCGTTTGAAATTCACACTCTTCTTCTCTCAGAAAACAAAAAAAATATTCTTATTTAGTTCGATATGTTAAAAAAAAGTTATACATTCGTGTAGTTAAAATAAATTAACCAAATCAATCAAAAACACCCTAACCATGGTACAAGTTGCATTAGAAATTGTAATGAAGATCGCAGATTTAATCAGCGGTTTGTTTTAAGAGCGATAATATTTCAATATATTTGTAAAGTATAACCTGTTTGGTTATACTTTTTTGTTTTAATCTAAAGATTTATGAGAAAACTGATAGGTAAACTGATGTTAAAGATGCTGGGCTGGAAAGTCGTTCTTCAGGGCGATGCAAAAAGCCTGGAAAGATGTATTCTGGTGGTAGCGCCACATACCCACAACATGGAATACCTGTTGGGAAATCTTGCCTATTGGTCTCTGGGAAAACCTTTGAAAATCATCATCAAAGATGCCCATACAAAAGCATGGTATGGAGGAATTGTAAAAGGACTTGGAGGAATCGGGATCGACAGGAGCCAGAAGAATGATCTAGTAAATTTTGTAGCTAAACAGTTTGAAAAAGAAAACTTCAGCCTTGTAATCACTCCGGAAGGCACCAGAAGCTGGGTTCCGAAATGGAGAAAAGGATTCTATCATATGGCATTGGCAGCAAAAGTTCCTATCGTTTTGGCAGCCGGTGATTTCAAAAGAAATATCGTTTACCTGGGGTACACGATCCCTTACGAAAGAATTGCTTCCGTTCCTTTTTCTGAGATCATGGAGGAAATCCAGAATTATTATATCAAAAATGATATCGGGCCTAAAATCCCTGCCAACTGGAACCCCAATATTATGGGAACAGGCAACGAAGAAGCAACTAGCAACTAGCAACTAGCAACTAGCAACTAGCAAAATTATCATCCATCAATTATCATTTATCACTTATACAATGAAAGGTCAGACTAAAGAAGAGCTCCTTACGTTTCTAAACAGCTGGGGAAACGGTGTAACATTAGCAAAAACACTCGAAATACAATTCATCGATATTGATGTCGAAAATGAGACACTTACCGCTACAATGCCTGTTCAGCCAAAGGTACACCAACCTTTCGGTATTCTGCATGGAGGAGCAAGCTGTGTGCTCGCAGAAACTTTAGGGTCAAGCCTGTCTAATATTTTTATTGACGGAAATAAATATTACGGTGTAGGAACGAATATCAACTCCAATCATCTTAAAAGTAAAAAAGACGGTATTGTAACGGCTACAGCCCGTTTTATCAGAAAAGGAAAGACGATGCATGTTTCAGAAATTGAAATCAGGGATGAAAAAGGAGTACTCATTAACCATACCACAATGACGAACAATATTATTCTGAAATAGATATAAAGGATTAGTAAAAATATAAGACTCAAAAAATTGAGTCTTTTTTTATATACTTACAACACACTTTTGAAAATATGAGAAATATTTCATAAATATAGCTCCTTAAATTTTGAGATTTTTAAGACTAATAATACCTTTGCTGAAAGGAAAATCAATCGGGGAATTTTAGACTTTTCCAGCCGATAATTTTCAAAATCTATTCATAATTAATGATCTATTTCAAACTTCCTTTCGACGAAACATTATATTCAACTGATCAGAAACAAGACAGGGAATCTGTAAATTTTCATTCTTTTGATCTATTAAGGCAAATCAGTTTTGAAGGCAGTATTATCGATGCTTCTGAACAATTTGAACATGTTGTCATCACTAATGATGATTTGCTCAAAGATGAAAGCCATTTTAATGCTGAAACAAGGGAAGAATATCTGGATACCCTTCACCAGGTTATTAAAGTAATTAATGATCATCAGCTTCCGAAAATCGTTTATTCAAGGAGGAAAATCTTCACAGACTTTAATGCAATAGATTATAAGGAAAGTTTTAAAAAGCTTTGCTCATCTTACCCTAATGCGCTCAGGTATATTTTTAATGATGGACAAAATGCATGGATGGGTGCTTTCTCGGAGATTTTGGGAAAATTCAATAAAACCACCCACGAGTTTGAAACTATGAGCCTGGCAGGCACTCTTCCTGTTTCTGAAGAATGGACGGAAAAGGAAATTGAAGAGCAAAAACCGGTGACATCGTATATCAAAGACATTCTTGAAAATTATTCAGAAAATATACAGATTTCAGAAA
The Chryseobacterium sp. W4I1 DNA segment above includes these coding regions:
- a CDS encoding 1-acyl-sn-glycerol-3-phosphate acyltransferase — encoded protein: MRKLIGKLMLKMLGWKVVLQGDAKSLERCILVVAPHTHNMEYLLGNLAYWSLGKPLKIIIKDAHTKAWYGGIVKGLGGIGIDRSQKNDLVNFVAKQFEKENFSLVITPEGTRSWVPKWRKGFYHMALAAKVPIVLAAGDFKRNIVYLGYTIPYERIASVPFSEIMEEIQNYYIKNDIGPKIPANWNPNIMGTGNEEATSN
- a CDS encoding PaaI family thioesterase, coding for MKGQTKEELLTFLNSWGNGVTLAKTLEIQFIDIDVENETLTATMPVQPKVHQPFGILHGGASCVLAETLGSSLSNIFIDGNKYYGVGTNINSNHLKSKKDGIVTATARFIRKGKTMHVSEIEIRDEKGVLINHTTMTNNIILK
- a CDS encoding chorismate-binding protein, which encodes MIYFKLPFDETLYSTDQKQDRESVNFHSFDLLRQISFEGSIIDASEQFEHVVITNDDLLKDESHFNAETREEYLDTLHQVIKVINDHQLPKIVYSRRKIFTDFNAIDYKESFKKLCSSYPNALRYIFNDGQNAWMGAFSEILGKFNKTTHEFETMSLAGTLPVSEEWTEKEIEEQKPVTSYIKDILENYSENIQISETYDHISGNIKHLRTDFKARIKPEDLDTLINDLHPTPAVCGIPKDFCKKSIQQFEKFPRELYAGFIKVETDENVMYFVNLRCARLYRDSVHIFVGGGITAQSNPEKEWQETELKSEAILKNLIIS